From Carettochelys insculpta isolate YL-2023 chromosome 22, ASM3395843v1, whole genome shotgun sequence, one genomic window encodes:
- the EPS8L1 gene encoding epidermal growth factor receptor kinase substrate 8-like protein 1, protein MSSSGSGVSKPSARAIYEQRKKYSSYIMNDVSQYTVNHLMTFPLGEAVERLSVEEAVQKVAAMEAQGKLWAQEMLLQVTGSAIRLLDIHFQEELENYRLPGVLRCEAVLPTPSSRTLLLLVCQELQQPQPDAHFFQCDHIGAELIREDINSALLDFKLGGNAQRKEALRVNQEKLQNVPPSAPRGTGSRPPPPTRKVVIAPSASQEKMETQSQRDAAARTSLRTERDVELLNRVFDDIEAFVGKLQKSAEAHQVLEQLKRSSRGRRRQPGEGLLTLRARPPAMEEFEDTLAKMKYSFSLLARLQSNISNPTSEELVHVLFAPLKMVVEASGGPEFASEICLPMLTSEAVTLLRSCLEPQETELWRSLGNNWARPRVEFPPDHAASYTPSFCSGWVPPGQPWEDPVEAQHLHEARRAQQSAPPIEANGHRHAKEGQLVSCTYDFVARNNNEMSVLQGEILEVLDNSKKWWKVQKRSGQQGYVPYNILRPLPAGQSHSPGRPPHETSSASSSPGQSRVLAPPALPASTKSVSAPNGPNWNGSKEPGIDPNERERLNEELLQRLAAGRATSPKPFLVQRTPDTSMPLDYDSDPAEVQAWLEAKGFGPLTVSTLGVLNGSKLFLLSKADFQAASPEEGARVYSQVTVHKAMLEDVKKVSELEAVMEKQKRKLEGETGASRS, encoded by the exons ATGAGCTCCTCTGGCAG tggggTCTCCAAGCCCAGCGCCAGGGCGATCTATG AGCAGAGGAAGAAATATTCCAGCTACATCATGAACGACGTCTCCCAATACACAGTCAAT catctGATGACGTTCCCactgggggaggcagtggagcGGCTCTCGGTGGAGGAGGCCGTGCAGAAAGTGGCCGCCATGGAGGCCCAGGGCAAGTTATgggcccaggagatgctgctgcaggTCACCGGCTCGGCCATCAGACTGCTGGACATTCACTTCCAG GAAGAGCTGGAGAACTACAGGCTGCCGGGGGTGCTGCGCTGCGAGGCcgtgctgcccacccccagctcccgcaCCCTCCTGCTGCTCGTGtgccaggagctccagcagccccagcctgacGCCCACTTCTTCCAGTGCGACCACATCGGG GCGGAGCTGATCCGGGAGGACATTAACAGCGCCCTGCTAGACTTCAAACTGGGGGGCAACGCTCAGAGGAAAGAGGCACTCAG AGTGAAccaggaaaagctgcagaatGTGCCCCCCTCAGCCCCGAGGGGGACAGGctcccggcccccgccccccaccaggaaggtggtgatcGCCCCCTCAGCCTCACAGGAGAAGATGGAGACCCAGAGccagagagatgcag CCGCACGGACATCGCTGCGGACGGAGCGTGATGTG GAGCTGCTGAACCGGGTCTTCGATGACATCGAGGCCTTTGTGGGCAAACTGCAGAAATCGGCTGAGGCCCATCAGGTCCTGGAGCAGCTGAAGCGCTCCAGTCGGGGGCGCCGCCGCCAGCCAGGGG AGGGGCTGCTGACCCTGCGGGCCCGGCCGCCGGCCATGGAAGAATTCGAGGACACCCTGGCCAAGATGAAATACTCCTTCAGCCTGCTG gcgaGACTCCAGTCCAACATCTCGAACCCCACTTCGGAGGAGCTGGTTCACGTTCTGTTTGCCCCCTTAAAAAtg GTGGTGGAAGCGTCGGGGGGCCCCGAGTTCGCCAGCGAGATCTGCTTGCCCATGCTCACCTCGGAGGCCGTGACCCTGCTGCggagctgcctggagccccaggagacCGAGCTGTGGCGCTCACTGGGCAACAACTGGGCCCGGCCCCG GGTGGAGTTCCCCCCGGACCACGCTGCCTCCTACACCCCCAGCTTCTGCAGCGGCTGGGTCCCGCCGGGGCAGCCCTGGGAGGACCCCGTGGAGGCCCAGCACCTGCACGAGGCACGCCGGGCACAG CAATCAGCTCCTCCAATAGAAGCCAATGG ccacagaCATGCAAAAGAAGGGCAGTTAGTGAGCTGTACCTACGACTTCGTAGCCAGGAACAACAACGAGATGTCCGTGCTGCAGGGGGAGATCCTGGAA GTGCTGGACAACTCCAAGAAGTGGTGGAAGGTTCAGAAGCGCTCCGGCCAGCAGGGGTACGTCCCCTACAACATCCTCCGACCGCTGCCCGCCGGGCAGAGCCACAGCCCAGGCCGCCCGCCCCATGAGACCAGCagcgccagctccagccctggccagagcaGGGTCCTG gcccccccagccctgccggcatCGACAAAGAGCGTCTCTGCCCCGAACGGGCCCAACTGGAATGGCTCCAAGGAGCCTGGCATAGACCCCAATGAGAGAG AGCGGCTGAACGAGGAGCTGCTGCAGCGCCTGGCGGCCGGCCGGGCTACCTCCCCAAAGCCCTTCCTCGTGCAGCGGACGCCCGACACGTCCATGCCCCTGGACTATGACTCCGACCCGGCCGAGgtccaggcctggctggaggccAAAGGATTTGGGCCCCT gaCTGTGAGCACCCTGGGGGTGCTGAATGGATCTAAGCTTTTCTTGCTGTCCAAGGCTGATTTCCAGGCCGCCAGCCCTGAGGAAGGTGCCAGAGTCTACAGCCAGGTCACCGTGCACAAAGCCATGCTGGAG GATGTTAAGAAAGTCTCGGAGCTGGAAGCTGTGATGGAAAAGCAGAAGAGAAAGTTGGAGGGTGAGACAGGAGCATCCCGCTCGTGA